ggaaagagggcaGAGTCCTCACGGACctttgttttcactgacggatccaagatgaaatttggagtgggagcgggggttttctctaaaccaGCCAATATTTCGGTCAACTTTAAACTTGCTGCaatatgcaaaatgcttaaggatCGCTGTTGAGAGGGaggcattaatatttttccgatagtcaagctgcgatcaaggtcctgtcgtcgccgtattgcagctcccttctggtaaactcctgtaaggaggaactcaaacgtctcgaacgtgcaggaaacatttccttATCTGgcttcctgggcacaggaatatagagggaaatgaaattggcgatgagcttgccaggaagggttcgtcagaaccggtttcagttgtcccctttaccgttgttaaagggaaactactcaatttctttctaaaaaagcgCAAGATAGATGGAGGTCTGTGGGATACGTTACACTAGGCAGGGCTAGTtcactggggcggcagcccttggtcgtgAAAagcccgagtcattccggtaacgtataaccggctgccatgggagtggaggtctgtctcatcgtgtactAGTTCAAAAACACTATGTGCTCAATATGATACAAACAGAACGCTTATGGTGATGCGAATCCCCAaatccaaactcattgcggtgttcactggtcactgggtgatcggttctcatgcggagaagcttggaatgcCCTACAACACCTATTGCAGatgctgtggggatcctgcagagaaagagactgctgagcactttctctgcaaatgtctagctctggcggctaggcgcttgagattccttagcgtgccctttggggatgacgtgacaaaattctccagcctagatcccttttctcttctccactacatcaacaacactggatggctgtagacggctttctcttccctaaattttttcggCACAttatgatatcaaaacggcacgtaagtgctacctgtagtgtacctggggtactaaCCTACCTATCTACTATTAGTTTTTTCATAGAAGAATTTACGGAATAAATTTtagcaatacatatttactttcatCACACTTAATTCGCTTACTTGTAATATTCACCAACACTGAaatgcaacaaatttaatttatctatttttattattttcaacttTAAGACCTTCGTATGCAATCAATAACAATTAGCTAAATTTTATCAGCTGGTTTTCTGATTGAAAGTTATCGACATATTATTAGTATGGATACGCTCTAGtaaaaattatcacaaattCTCAGGCAATCGCACCAaccgattttattatttctcacAAAACTCCACCCTCATATTTTAactcaagaaattaaaaattcccAACTGTTACAAATataatgtaatatatgtatgtatatatacacagaCGAACTTACACCCATCCCATATAACAAACCATAGATTTGAAGCACAAATTATTGACAATAGGTGTATTTGCACACATTATGTATACTTATGTGCATTTGTGCGCATACAAAGATATTAAATAATAACTCTCGTTTTCGTTACGCGCAAttataaaatgctaaaaaattaatatgccaTAGTAAATAATGTTAAACACGGGTTAAGTATTTCGCTTGATtaagtacatgtatgtatatatactcatATAGTCTACATGTCGTCTTTCGGAATGGGCTCTTCATTCCGTTTCTTAAGGATCTGGCTTTCTTCGGCCGACCCGTCAATGCGCGGTTGTGGGTAATTCCAACTTTGAATTTCAGCTGTGccgtaaatttggaaaataccATATGTTAAAATCGTTATTGCCGATGAAACTCCAAAAACTGTGCGCCACTGTTCAATGGAACTCTTAAAAGAAAAGGAAGCATATAAAATGATTACAAGACTTGTCGGAAAAAACGACCTTATGATGAGTCATCAAAAGCATACCTCATTTGTGACAATTATACCCGATACCAGCGGAGAAAGGAATGATGCCGACATATGTATTGTTTGGCAAAAAGCAAGAACCGGCCCAGCCAAATTCggagcgatatcaacaatattAGCCATAGCACCGGCATAGGAGGCTGTTATGAATGTAACTGCCACAAACCATATaaccaataataataaaatatttttatcaatataACCAATCCAGTATATTAGAATTCCAGGAACGACTTGTGACAAGGCAGTAAAAAGCTTACGAACATTTGTAAGACTCATCCAATTATTTAGCATAATTTTATCAGCAACATAGCAAAATAGTACAGATGAAATATAAGAGCAAATGAACGGCATGCCGgacaaaaaaccatttgctttgtaattgaatttaagcatgTTTTTCATGAAGCTTGGGCCACATACAATGAATATGTAATGAATCCAAATTCTTCCAAATGTTGTTATTCCGATCGCCCACGCAGGTAAAGAAATGAAAATCGATTTCCATGGCACTTTCATGCGTAATGCTTCTTTTGCTTCGGAGCTAACACTAACTTCAATATATTCGATTTCTTCAGCAGAAATACGTGGATGTTCCTTTGGCGTGTTGAATGCTAGGTAGTACCACAGTATACACCAAATTATACCTAATGATCCGGTCGTGTAAAAAACGTATCGCCAGCCAAAGTTGTAAATTATAAATCCACATAGTGGGTATGTTAAACCGATACCTATGCTAAAGCCCTGAAAACTTGACATAAATCGTGAGCGTTCGGCTAATGGAATCCAGTACCCAACTATGGCATACATAGCTGGCCATGTTAAACCAGATGCAAAACCTTGCACTGATCGTAGTAGTATCACAGCAGAATAGTGTAAGTCGGCACTGACCGGAATGCAAAGACTGCATAATGCAGTGGCAAATTGAGACCAACCGAATACCTGTTTTGTGCCGAAATATTGGGTGGCAATACCACCAACAACCTGTGAGAGCACGTAGCACCAGTAAAAGGAACTAAGAATTATTGACTTCACCGCAGGAGACCAATCGTAAAAGCCGTCATTACTGCCTGCAGTCTAAAATAAGATTAAGAAATATTTAGATAAAGTTATTTATAAAACACAAAGTTACCATTTTTTGATTTATCACAGTTTTATTGATAGCATCATCGAAAACAGCCTGTTTAGTTGCATTTTCTATAACATGTTGCAAGGAGACGTTTACCCAGGCAGAGTTATTGAGTGTAAACAATGTATTGTTGCTGGAAACAGTTGTTATTGATGAGTTCCACTCATCAGATGTACGAGTCATTGCCACCAGGGCAAAGTTTATATCGTTGCGCATcataaaagaaaccaaaaaaccgGACCATGATAAAAAGTAAAGTACCAAACGTGCAGGTATTCGagctgtaaataaataattacatatGTAAGCATTTAACGTGTCATTAgatatcatgtaaaatattatgacCAAATGTAGGTTAATGACAGGCTAAACATGGCTACACCAGCTGATACTAATATAGGTATGAGTATTCAGTACGCTTGAAAATAaatgcagagaacgtaaattcatagagaaggctcaggaacgaatgAGCAGGTTAAAtgtaaatgctaaaaaaatgcGGCTAAGAAATTTTGATTATGTATTTTACCACGGCCTTGGAAAAGTTAACataagagagttaacatagcggagcgtagtcaacagaattaaatatagcgttcgcattgaaatgtaaaatgccaagatttggtgttaggcaaaataaaataacagcagacttgtacatttttctttcatgcttatttgccgtcggcattttatatgcgcaaatggattattccTTGTGGGATGAATTAATTacttctaagtatatgcattcAAATTATgcatcaaaattatttcacaatatccacataaaaaattgtctttgtaaactattcatttacatcaagggttagtattcaaaaatatgtcgtACTTTTTACCttattatgtaagtatattcatatactacaaagtgttgaatacatatacatacataatatctaccatccatatttatgtgggcagaaaaaaatctttaccTGCTTTATAACACAGCTCATATGCATAtccacataaatataaaaaattcaagagcaAATAGAGAAACATATGCACACAAATTCCtatcatatgcaaaaaaaaagaggttgtctgtaaagtcggtttactgacgatagtttaacgtgacaacgtcgtAAGAAAAtatgatggaatggttgcaattttcaaaacaaaattttaattttatttgtgtgatagatattttgtatggatatagaggaggaggtaaatggaattgcaatggaataggtcaagttacatttacacaaacgtgaaaaatgacgaaacatttatcaaattcatgaaagatatcttcaatttcgattgtgcatcagacgttaataagtcaacaacactaagaggcaccatcatcgatttgcctttttcaagacactttacactcgaaacactccttttcatttcctactttttctatcatcgtcctattctcaacagagaaatggttcattaccatgcacacaggaagaaggcatatgcaaatacaagtatgtgaatttatatacaaatgcgcatatacatacatatatatgctcactcaagtaggacagagccagatgtcgaacgttgccgaacgcgggggccgattgtgctccttgtcgttcgttccgcgctctcgcttgcagttcaagcacattagcttacatttgcttgcgcacggaatagattcgtatatttgatatgtccatatgatttgtatgcatctttacatatagatttgttctttttgaaaattgcgcgaaattgtatatgtatatgcatgtttatatacaatacatatattagaatacaacatatcttataaggtatgtggtaaatattaccatacattttttccttcagatataataaaaaaatgaataataataacattaaaacaacaagtattattaaaaacttggttttattttaaattcttcaagtaaatcaaattaataataatcaataagaaggcatatgcaaataaaaatacgtgaatttatatatgtacatatgcgcatatacatacatttatacgctcacttaagtaggagagagcaagatgtcgaacgttgccgttcgtttgctttgtttgctttgtcgttcgttccgcgctttcgcttgcagttcattcaaggtaacggcaatgagcaaggtaacgacaaatgagcaaggtaacgacacattttttcgtgcgtgcagccggctaaatcaaataataagacgttatcacgtcacaAAAACGCATCTAAGCCGGAtgcgtatacatatacatttatatgtgtGAATATATGAAGGACATTGTATGTACGtagatgtttctattctaagcaaaacaatgcatattcgtatatattgtacatatgtacataagtacatataaccgcacacactCCCTTTATGATTCTACATGCGTATgattccaaaactaaaattctaagcctagcgactacaataaccaaatacattcataggcgcagctgtagcggtcatgattatttacccgcgacggcgctgaacgtTTTCATATACtgtaaagcacaacaaaaacaaattcattgataagttcgagctcatatttctacgagtaaagtactttcattcataaaacgagccgcgcatatgcaaatttttctcaATGATGAAAAAGTCCTTTAACTAAGATTGAAGAAATCACAGacaaccattcgaaaatagttaatattcaaatatttgccaatatttggttctccaattgataaaaagtgcaaaaaaaaaacatatgtataactTACACTGAAAGAGGAGTGCGAAACATTTGGATGttactgtacatatgtacattcagcCTTCGGATGAAGCCCAAAGagccaaatattttatattgaagcTTCTGTGAACTGTTCATTTTTTgcgaatcgtaatattttttctgtgcaAGTGCACGCGACCGCTTATGTACACTAGTCATAAAAAGTTAACGTACAgcatttacattttatattgCTTTCCTGTACAGAAATGtccaaaagaaatcaaaaatgatTTGGTACAGTTATACTAGCCACAGCCTTAAATATCCGCCAAATGTGTTTTTCAGATGCTTACTGCGCCAACGCTTGATTTATCGAtagttatttcgaaaatatgcaATCGCTATTGCAGAAAAAGTTTGCGTACATCATTACGTACGGGATTTCCCCTGTTAAATTTCGCGATTgctcttcaaaaatttataaaataaatacgtgTATAGGTTACTACAACTATAACTGTGTTAATAAATAAACCTTTCATAAATTTGGTAAAATGGCTCCAACACGATAGTCAACAAGCTCTGCCGAAAGAGACATCATGGTCAAATTATGGAATGAAGGGAAGTCTTTGCGAGAAATTGCCGAAATAGCGGGCAGAACTTATTCTACAGTGCAAGGagttatcaaaaattataaataaatgtagaGGTTCCACTGCATCAAAGCCGAAATCAGGACGCCCAGAAAGGTTAACTGAGCGGGAAAAAcgacatacatataataaacgAAGTGCAAAAGTATCCAAAAATATCGGCTTCCAAAATCGCAAAAAACGTGCAGGAAATATTTCATAAGACCGATTGTAGtgataccagagaatgttaatgcaatgagaaggtgcaaatgttactgtgagctttttttagtacaattgagatttgaaagatttgtagtaaggtcatttagcacaccgagtttatagacacctcactgacttttgcccacacaaaaattagaaacaccacacatctttcacctcaacacacaacacatttctcacctcgacattaaaccaattaaattgttactattttcgtatttttgaaataataagcgaatacgtaaaatttattacataatttttttttttcaattacattaaaaaaaaaacgattaaaaaaaaaaaacttataaaaaaaagtttgcgccgggaattgaactcgagtctaacatgtggcgaggaaaaatgggcggtgcgtttatttcttcgactgcttattttttgaccattttgttacttttgaaatgataagcgataaaatatattacaaatttttttacgattacattaaaaaaaaaaaaatttaaaaacgaaaaaaaaaatgtgtgccgagaattgatggcgagtcacgtggggaggataaatacgcagagcgtttatttctgcgcctgcgttgtgaacaaaaggttttgtgcatgcgcgcggcgcgaataaattttaataaagttctgaaagtaattcatgaagtttttcattacacacatatgtacataaatgaacgtatgtaaataaatgatggtatatgaaatatacataagtacataatatgtatgtacatgtcaataggaggtatttgcattcagaaaaaaagaatggtttaagataaatcaacacttattttatattgtatgtcaatttatagtttatgtattcgacagcatttacatacatatgtatgtatgtacatttgtatatgaaaaacaataatgcacaagcgcaagaacatcatatcacatatgcaagtatgcccaaataaccttgacttatgtatgtatgtacacatgtcataccacatcacattcttacaagaaatcaaatacacatgcgcactagtgaacgagtttcttcctaacaagtgcaaaaacaattctgctctatgtatgcatatataccgagtttatgtcctagcatatatacatacatacatatatacctacttgccttctaaacttcctacaaaataattgcattcatatgttactacatccatgcacgttcatacattcatgcatatatgcgcgagcacagcgctcccttcttgcttatGTATACTTTTGCCTTTcatcagtcgatattcctaatattgcaattacaaaaacacaatactttgatcgacgcaaaagcaacagcaagcgcaacgcgatggccgctttgccaccacacattctaaaatattctagaacacaacaaaaacacatacctcacatgcgcatgtcgcccaaagctaaaatctaagcctagcgactacaaaaacaaaatacattcgtagacgcagtcgcagcggccatgattctatcagcgacggcgctgaacaatttagatcaaaaacaaaaagttcattcataagttagagctcatatttcaatttcattcataaaacgacccgccatatgccaattttcgctaccattcgaaaatagtcaatattggaatatttcgcgtggaattatttgccaatatttgataaatcttaaatttttgtcatgtcgagtggccgcggctccgtatgtatgtatgcacccttatatgtatgtaaatatgtcttctaactgtgcgacagtcgcgagttaatgcgacttccagcgaatcacacattgctgtccgcaaagccgcatatatgtaccttatgatcagaaagtaccgggaatgtttaaattaaacaaaacagagttaaatttaaggcaaatttatattatctccttcaaaatttgacccgtctgaagcaacacacatgtgccaacgtttaacccagtcctccaaacacccccggcaggccgatttgtattctctttgatcagtgcgatggcgcgttatcatcatgcaaaatctgaggattggttgctcacatttccggcggtttgcaacacacagcatctctctaaggtttcaaaacggataaataatattctctattgactgtctggcccgatggaaggtactcatggtggactatgccttggcaatcgaaggaaacagtcaacatcaccttcccggttctttttgctcatagggtatacatatcccatgtgtcaagtgtgcgcagaagcttgtgttctgggtttgttagaatggtggtagtttgtacatatatttatacacatatgtgagtatgcgcgttaggcttcctggatggatattagaatattttctcatcaatatgtgtatgtaagtagttcagatttgactgaagagattaaatataggaatgcatattcatatgattggctttatggctgttttacatataaattaattcaaatgaagtatgaataatgttatatagaaaataaatttctaaataacaggtattagaaaaacctgaatacactattttaaatcaattctaattaaaccaaatataaaaaatgaaataaaaatatcgaacaaaaaactgtgcacaggatttgaacctgagtcaaatatgagacgatgtactgtatacacaacacgtctttcacgattgagctaatctacaattattaatgatcttttctaaatcactcatttattcgattcgcagttttatatgcacatattctgcgttagttgaaagtttgtatgcgtaattatatgaatatgcatgtgtgtatgcgcgtttggctttctggacggatattagaatgatattttctcatcaatataatttggattagatgaaatagattatagatatgtatatgtacatattttctgttttgattgatttatataaaagtcaggtcatatccagtatgaactattttataccgaaaagaaatttccatttataaaatacaaaaaaaaccgtattttaaagaaattttaattaaaataaactcaaaaattttaccaaactttcctggtttgaattgtaaaaaaaaaatgtgcaagaaaaaaaagatgacttcaggacttgaacctgaattaaatacgtgccaaaaaacaaaacgaataactccgccgactttagcttctgcaccacaaactaactgccgcgcggtcTGCTTAATCGCAAACtgattcgcttcgatttccttagtagtgtgccgaaaaatcttatgaacttcctcagtagtttggtgaacgcagaaaaaatctgaatttctgtcctagcgtggtaagtaaatatagaaaccctccactcgcgtcactcgcgtggtaaatatctgcaattcgccactcgtgagcaaagttgaatttgaaatgaccttattatgaatctacaaattagaacttgaaaaaagctcgtttaacatttgctccttctcattgcattaacattctctggtgatactgtgtgcaaaattttaaagaaaacaggTTATCGTAGTCGAGTCGCACGCAAAGAACCGTTTGTATCATTGGTAAACAGACAGAAACGCATCGCTTTCGCCCAGGAACATTTAAATAAGCCGATTGAGTTCTGGGAAAAGGTAATTTTTTCGGACGAAAGCGAGTTTTGCATATGTGGAATCAAAGGACGCAAGCTGGTATGGCGAAGGCAAGGGACTGCCCTCGACAAACAAAATCTTGCGGTCACAGTAAAACATCGTGGTGGAGGCGTAATGGTGGGGAGTTGTGTGGCCAGTAACGGTATGGGCAAGATAGAGTTCATTGAATCTACTATggatatatacttatatttggACATacttaaatcaaatttaaagcGCTACCAAATTAGGTTTGGGGAATACTTTTATGTTTCACCAacacaacgatcccaagcacaCTGCCGAAGGAGTGAAGCTCTGGCTACTGTATAATGTCCCAAAACAGCTGCGTACACCACCACAATACCAAGATCTCAATCCAATTGAGCATTTGTGGGGCTTGTTAGAACGTAAGATTCGCCAACATGAGATAACATCAAAATCAAGGTTAAAGGACGTAATTACTGAAGAATGGAGGAAAATATCTTCGAAAGAAACGTCAAAGCTAGTAAAACCTATGCCAAAGCGCCTAGCAGAAGTTATCAAGCGCAAAGGCTACTTCACAAGCTATTAAATGAGTTATTTTCAGTTTCACTGTCAATAACTTAACGTTTATGAGCAGTGTACGTTAACTTTTTCTGAATTAATTttcgtatatattttatttttgttattgttgttggaattcatttatgtttataatttttatttatcctTTTACTGAAAGACTGAACTCTAATATGTAAtctaaacttattttttataataaaatgccaATATGCATTattatttgaaacttttttccatGTAAATACGTGTACGTTAACTTTTTATGACtagtgtatataaattcacatatatgtatttgaatatgccatcttcctctgtgcatggtaatgaataATTTCTCTATCagaattattaatttgatttacttgaagaattttaaataaaaccaattgtatcatcatcatcattactgAATTTATAATAagtgacgactagttgttaataatagCAGTTGCtttaagatttttattattaatgtaatcttatatatgaaggaaaacatttatggtaatatttaccatatacctaatacacatatcgctcatttacttcaatagtgtcataactcaaaaaacaaaattattcaggAGAGCAATTTATAGATTTCAGCTTTTTTTTGTGAGTTAAATAAAAGCTAAAGTCGCAGATTTTCTATGCAAACTAGTGATATGTCATATGTAGTATACATTATAGAAGAAAATTCGACCGAAATGAGCGAGTTGCTACTTTTTCTTGAACAAAAACTTTTCTGCTTTGTATTATGTCATTCtttctgaaaaaatatagaaatttctCCGTCATAAAGTAAATGTGTCATTATTgttgagaaataaaatacaatatttttatatttagacATTTTATTTCCGAAGTTTTTTAACTAAAgcataaattaaatagaaaaattcataGCATtagaacatatttttatatgaacgaggttttttaactaaaacaaaatttcatagcattaaaacatatttttatatgaacttcattttcagtttttaaaaatggtaCTAATAATAAGTACAAGAAAATACAGGGAAAATTTAATCAcaaattgctataaaattcTTGATAAAAACGTGGAATCAagttctttttaattaattcgttGATATCTTCTCTTTTATTATTAGAAATCCCGTTTTTGGAGTGGTAGGCTTTTTGTAAATCAGTCGATGTGCTATGTTTCTTCTTCGATTTCATTATAGTGGCTTCTCTGAACTTCTCCTCAGCGTATGATGTTTTGAAAAGCACAGAGTTGGGTGACTCTCGTTGAACCTTCAAGATTTTCACTTCAGAGAGTTTAATTTCTCCCATATTCAATGGACCCATGTCAATAGAGAGTAATTTGATGTCAAAGAAGTCTCCATAAGACATTTCTTGCACTAAGAATGGGTGGCCTGTTTTCTTTGCTGATCGAATTATAGCAATGAATGAGTCAGTGGTGTATACTGGACCACTTTTAAGGATTCGTTTAGTTGCTTTCTCAATAAGGGAATGTGCTGAGTCACCTTCGTTTTGGGTTTGGCCTTTGATGAGGTACTTGTGGGTGATGGACTTTATACCCAAGGAGCGAACGGCGTATAAATACAAGGCAACCAT
The Anastrepha ludens isolate Willacy chromosome X, idAnaLude1.1, whole genome shotgun sequence DNA segment above includes these coding regions:
- the LOC128869198 gene encoding sialin is translated as MISNDTLNAYICNYLFTARIPARLVLYFLSWSGFLVSFMMRNDINFALVAMTRTSDEWNSSITTVSSNNTLFTLNNSAWVNVSLQHVIENATKQAVFDDAINKTVINQKMTAGSNDGFYDWSPAVKSIILSSFYWCYVLSQVVGGIATQYFGTKQVFGWSQFATALCSLCIPVSADLHYSAVILLRSVQGFASGLTWPAMYAIVGYWIPLAERSRFMSSFQGFSIGIGLTYPLCGFIIYNFGWRYVFYTTGSLGIIWCILWYYLAFNTPKEHPRISAEEIEYIEVSVSSEAKEALRMKVPWKSIFISLPAWAIGITTFGRIWIHYIFIVCGPSFMKNMLKFNYKANGFLSGMPFICSYISSVLFCYVADKIMLNNWMSLTNVRKLFTALSQVVPGILIYWIGYIDKNILLLLVIWFVAVTFITASYAGAMANIVDIAPNLAGPVLAFCQTIHMSASFLSPLVSGIIVTNESSIEQWRTVFGVSSAITILTYGIFQIYGTAEIQSWNYPQPRIDGSAEESQILKKRNEEPIPKDDM